The DNA window TATAGCTGTCTCCAACTCTCGCGAACAAGGTCCCAACCGATCTTGCTACCTCCTAGACTGGTGCTGCCATTTTGCAAAGCTTCATTGGCCTTATAGTCGGCTGACTTTTCCATCATCACGTATTTTTCCCAAATACCACTCTTTTGCCATAGTAAACTCAAAGCTTCATCTCCAATCCAGCCAATCTTGCAAGTGTCATCATCATGAGTTAATACGGTTTTGTCCAATTTTGTAGAACTCATGCTCCATACCCcttgtaaatatttaacCTTTGGAAACCAGCCCTTCAATACGTGCCTTTTGTCTAAATCTTCATCGATTTGAAATATGTGAAGTGTAAACTTGTCACTCACAACAGCAAGTTTGTCGCCCTTGCCATCCCATTGCATATCGAAGATTATCGCGCGGTCTAGACCCCGTCTGAATTCATGAACTAGCGATCCACTGGCAATGCTAAACACACGTATTAACGTTCCTTCCACAGAGCAAGTAGCCACCATTGTTCCCTGGCGATTCAACTTCACCAAATGGATAGCATTTTTGTGAGCTTTAATTATGGATGTGGGGAGATGTGTTGACGAAGGGTCATCAGCGTTCGTTATTTGAATGTTTGATAAGTCTGCAATGTGAATCTGTCCTGGCCGAATGCTTGAAGGGTAGGCTAATATCCCTGCAACAATATGTTTAGATGAGTTGGAATGGTCTATTTCCTGAGAACCACTGCCTCTCCTAACCTTGTTGCAGGTTACGAAATCCGCAGTCCCATTATGGATGTGGTTGATGACAGGGCAAATCCTAGTAGGTGTGCCACTAAACGtatatatttcaatgcTCTGTGACAACACCACAACTATGTACTGCCTCGACAAAAATATCTCTCTAACTGGAGAATGGAATCGAATCGATATCGAATCCCTTTGTTGAATATCGTCCCATATCGCAATCTTGTTTGTTGAAAACCTAGGATTCGTCCCACCCCCAACCAATCCAATATAGTTAGTACGGTAAAGCATCCTTGTATACCCAATCCCTGACATCCCATTCTGGGAGAACTTACGTTTCACACTACATTGTATCGGATCAGTGTTGTATATTTCGAACCCCTTTTCTGTCGCGCAACTAAAGCACTCCTGATCCTGGTTGAAATTTACATGCAGAAAACGTGGTGTGCCATTCTTTTGGTGCACTAATATCGGATTCCTAGCTTTCATGCCCTCTTAACTCTTGTCGACTAACTACTTCCGTATGTTCTCACAATAACTTACCTACAAACGTTTTGTTGATGTGTTAAGTTTCCGTAAACTATCTTAAACCTGCAATACCCGTTTAGCTGCGTGAAATACAATCAACCAGATTTCCTGATAGGGAAAATTAACTGCCATCTAAATCACTGAACCTTCATATAGATACGAGCAATCTAGCCAACTGCTATGAACATCGCTGTTGCCTGCAACACCTATGGAACCCGTAAAATCACGTATTCCGTACCATCtctctgcttcttcttttcaagCTAATCCAGCACTAACAGGAAACGTGAAAAATCTAATTTCCCAAAAACCTAGAAAGCTGAAACCCCCAAACTGCAGCACAAAGTTTCTGCGTATTCCTGAGGTTCTACACTTCCCAATTCGTGCCAAAATACTAACCCAGCTACGTTTACCCATGTATGTTTTGTATTTATGATGTGACATTTAGTCCCCAGTACTTCGAATGTCGTCACTTTCTGTTGACACTTTTCAATTCGAAATGGTGAAAATGATTTACAAAATATCCAAGCTTAACATTGGCATGCCATGATGTGACAATACCAGGATACCCAAGATATCCCTCTGATATCGAGTAAGAAACTGCACAATAACCTAATGGttcttttggtttctttCTTTAGTAGTATTACTACACAATGTGAAGGTTGGATTGTCACGACAGCGACAATTGTCAGCCCTAGTCATCTGACAAAGTAAAACTAGTCACAAAGTCTATTTTATACTTGGTTCTGTCTTACGCCTAAAGATCATTAATAGGAACCACCGATATTCCAATACTATATTAGAAGGGCATACTAGTGTTCTATTCATATAAGCCACTAAGTACGCAGCATTCTTTGCTCATCCacagagagaaagagaagaaagttCCCTGGCTAAGCTATCTAATCACCACCATATTTTTGCTAAGAGAAGGGTTCAATATCGCTACtatcattatttttaatacaCAAGGGAGTCTGACAAAAATTCTATAATTAAATCCTCTGTGTTGCTTGCGtatttttccaattctttatTGTATCTTCTTCCATTTAATATACTGCAGGTACGTTCTCGATCTTCACCACTTCTAAGTTGTTT is part of the Eremothecium cymbalariae DBVPG#7215 chromosome 2, complete sequence genome and encodes:
- the HSV2 gene encoding phosphatidylinositol-3,5-bisphosphate binding protein HSV2 (similar to Ashbya gossypii ADL134W), which codes for MKARNPILVHQKNGTPRFLHVNFNQDQECFSCATEKGFEIYNTDPIQCSVKRKFSQNGMSGIGYTRMLYRTNYIGLVGGGTNPRFSTNKIAIWDDIQQRDSISIRFHSPVREIFLSRQYIVVVLSQSIEIYTFSGTPTRICPVINHIHNGTADFVTCNKVRRGSGSQEIDHSNSSKHIVAGILAYPSSIRPGQIHIADLSNIQITNADDPSSTHLPTSIIKAHKNAIHLVKLNRQGTMVATCSVEGTLIRVFSIASGSLVHEFRRGLDRAIIFDMQWDGKGDKLAVVSDKFTLHIFQIDEDLDKRHVLKGWFPKVKYLQGVWSMSSTKLDKTVLTHDDDTCKIGWIGDEALSLLWQKSGIWEKYVMMEKSADYKANEALQNGSTSLGGSKIGWDLVRESWRQL